CACCCACCTCGCCCTCGCCATCGCCCTCGACCTACCCGGTCACCTTCGCGCCGAGAGGCAACAACTGGTGGGTCTCGACGGACGTGCTCGGCGGCTGGCCGGCGCGCGTCGAGGTGAGCGTGAACGGCGCGCCCCCGCGCGCGCTCAACCACCTCGGTTGGACGGGATGGGGTCTCTCGTTCTACGTCGAAACGGGGAGCCTCGTCCGCTTCACGGCGTACGCGCCCGACGGCAAGTCGGCCACGAGCGGCTGGTACACGTGGCCCGACGCCAGGTTGACGAGCGCGCCGTCGCTTCCCGCGCCCGGCACCTTCTCGGCCACCGTGCACAAGCACGCGGCGAACAACTGGTGGGTCGAGGTTCGCGTCGACGCCACCAAGACGCTTGCGAGCGTCGAGGCCGTCGTGAACAACGGCGCTCCGGTCGCCCTTTCGGCGACGAGCTACGGGACGTGGGCGAAGTCGTTTTACGTCCCGAACGGCGCCTCGGTGAAGTTCGTCGTCAAGGCGACCGACGGGAGCGTCGTCACGTCGCCCGCCATGACGTGGCCCTGAGGCGTCACGGGACGCGGCCCGGCGGCCGCGTCCCGCCCTCCCTCTTTCTCGCCTCGATCGGGGACTCGTGTCGAACCCTGTATCACAAACCGGAAAGAGCGTTGAGCGGTCGGCCGGACCGATGCAGAGCCAGCGCGGGGACGACACCGGCCCTCCCTCGCTCGGGTCGATCTTCGACCTCGTCGGCCTTGCTGTCGCGGCTCTCGTCTCGACCGCGGCCGTCTGGTTCGAGGCGCCCCCCCTCCTGCGCGTGCCCGCCGGAACCTTCCTCCTGCTCTTCGCCCCAGGATACGCGCTCGTTGCGGCGCTTTTTCCCGAACGGCGCCGCGCCCAGGCGAAAGACGGGCTGACCCCGCTCGGCCTCACGGGACTCGAGCGCTTCGCGCTCGCGCTCGGGGCGGGCGTCGGCCTCGTCCCCATTTTGGGGGTCGCGACGAACACGACGCCCACGGGCCTTGCGCCGCGATCCGTCGCGGTCTCGCTCTTCGCCATCACCCTGCTTCTTGCGATCGCGGGCGGCACCCGGAGGCTGCGACTCGCACCCGCCGACCGGTTCGACCCCTTCGCGAACGCGCGGCTGGCCTCGCGGCACGCCGCGAAGCTTCCGGCCGGAGCGACGCTCGCCGTCGTGGGGCTCCTCGTCCTCGCCGGGGTCGGCGCCGCCGCGCACCTCGCCTCGATCGAGAAGCCGCCCGCCCGCTACACGTCCTTCGAGCTTCTGGACGAATACGGCCGCTCGGCCGCCTACGTCACCTCGGTCGAGGCCGGAAGCGCCG
This genomic interval from Candidatus Thermoplasmatota archaeon contains the following:
- a CDS encoding DUF1616 domain-containing protein, with translation MQSQRGDDTGPPSLGSIFDLVGLAVAALVSTAAVWFEAPPLLRVPAGTFLLLFAPGYALVAALFPERRRAQAKDGLTPLGLTGLERFALALGAGVGLVPILGVATNTTPTGLAPRSVAVSLFAITLLLAIAGGTRRLRLAPADRFDPFANARLASRHAAKLPAGATLAVVGLLVLAGVGAAAHLASIEKPPARYTSFELLDEYGRSAAYVTSVEAGSAARFRAVVANQEGVDLVYTIDYALERGAWSHDGPGARFVPQSTVEARSFEVPVSAGSRESFDLEVPAADGGLHRFGLVLFAPGIEERRLSFWFDARPPLSSEVVVGLSASSASTLVGRPVVLTAAAMPASSASVAVDLILFAERGNLTSGGFTPAEVMILDRWRFDLTPGEPWSATVVFSPAKPGAYRLTALLDGTTPATHPNGRGTVFIEVSP